From Caballeronia insecticola, a single genomic window includes:
- a CDS encoding YfhL family 4Fe-4S dicluster ferredoxin produces MSLIITDECINCDVCEPECPNDAISMGPEIYVIDPNKCTECVGHFDEPQCQQVCPVECIPRDPAHVETPEQLLTKYHALMAAKGE; encoded by the coding sequence GACGAGTGCATCAACTGCGACGTATGCGAGCCCGAGTGCCCGAACGACGCCATTTCAATGGGTCCCGAGATCTACGTGATCGACCCGAACAAATGCACGGAATGCGTCGGCCATTTCGATGAGCCGCAGTGCCAGCAAGTGTGCCCCGTCGAGTGCATTCCACGCGATCCGGCGCACGTCGAAACGCCGGAGCAGTTGCTGACCAAGTATCACGCGCTGATGGCGGCGAAGGGCGAGTAA
- the hisC gene encoding histidinol-phosphate transaminase — MSRFWSDIVHRLTPYVPGEQPVLAHPVKLNTNENPYPPSPRVVEAIRRELGDDGASLRKYPDPTALALCEAVAKHHGLRIEQVFAGNGSDEVLAHAFQALLKRDRPIRFPDITYSFYPVYAQLYGVEYETMPLNADFAIDVDDYRAPNGGVLLPNPNAPTGRALPLAEIEVLLKANPDVPVIIDEAYVDFGAQSAISLIDTYPNLLVVHTTSKARSLAGMRVGFAFGDPALIEALTRVKDSFNSYPLDRLAQAAALASYEDQAWFEESCAKVAASRDRLTAQLQALGFDVVPSAANFVFAKHPAHDAATLAAALKAKEIFVRHFRLPRIDQHLRISIGTPAECDTLVAALTELIG, encoded by the coding sequence GTGAGCCGTTTCTGGAGCGATATTGTCCATCGACTGACGCCTTATGTGCCGGGCGAGCAACCTGTGCTGGCGCATCCCGTCAAGCTCAACACCAACGAGAATCCGTATCCGCCGTCGCCGCGCGTGGTCGAAGCAATTCGCCGCGAGTTGGGTGACGACGGCGCGTCGCTGCGCAAGTATCCCGATCCGACCGCACTCGCGCTGTGCGAGGCGGTGGCGAAGCATCACGGCCTGCGCATCGAACAGGTGTTCGCGGGCAACGGCTCCGACGAAGTGCTCGCGCACGCGTTCCAGGCGCTGCTCAAGCGTGACCGGCCGATCCGCTTTCCCGACATTACGTACAGCTTCTATCCGGTCTATGCGCAGTTGTACGGCGTCGAATACGAGACGATGCCGCTGAACGCGGATTTCGCCATCGATGTCGACGATTACCGCGCGCCGAACGGCGGCGTGCTACTGCCGAACCCGAACGCGCCGACGGGCCGCGCGCTGCCGCTCGCCGAGATCGAAGTGCTGCTGAAGGCGAATCCGGATGTGCCCGTGATCATCGATGAAGCGTATGTCGATTTCGGCGCGCAGTCGGCGATCAGCCTGATCGACACGTATCCGAATCTGCTCGTCGTGCACACCACGTCGAAGGCGCGCTCGCTCGCGGGCATGCGGGTGGGCTTCGCGTTCGGCGATCCGGCGCTGATCGAGGCGCTCACGCGCGTGAAGGACAGCTTCAATTCGTATCCGCTCGATCGCTTAGCGCAGGCGGCGGCGCTCGCGTCGTACGAAGATCAGGCGTGGTTCGAGGAAAGCTGCGCGAAGGTGGCCGCGAGCCGCGACCGGTTGACGGCGCAATTACAGGCGTTGGGGTTCGATGTCGTGCCGTCGGCGGCGAATTTCGTGTTCGCGAAACATCCGGCGCACGACGCCGCGACGCTCGCCGCCGCGCTCAAGGCGAAGGAAATCTTCGTGCGCCACTTCAGGCTGCCGCGCATCGATCAGCATCTGCGCATTTCGATCGGCACGCCCGCCGAATGCGATACGCTCGTCGCGGCGCTTACGGAACTGATCGGCTAA
- the pth gene encoding aminoacyl-tRNA hydrolase, with protein sequence MIKLIVGLGNPGAEYTATRHNAGFWFVDQFARDAGATMRDERRFHGFYGKGRLHGHEVHLLEPQTYMNRSGQSVVALAQFFKILPDEILVAHDELDLPPGTVKMKLGGGSGGHNGLKDISAHLSSQQYWRLRIGIGHPRDLIPEGARAGAKPDVANFVLKPPRREEQDVIDQSIERALAVMPFVVAGETERAMMNLHRN encoded by the coding sequence ATGATCAAGCTGATCGTCGGCCTGGGCAATCCGGGCGCCGAATACACCGCGACGCGGCATAACGCGGGCTTCTGGTTCGTCGACCAGTTCGCACGCGACGCAGGCGCCACGATGCGCGACGAACGCCGCTTCCACGGCTTCTATGGCAAAGGCCGGCTACACGGCCATGAAGTGCATCTGCTTGAACCGCAGACGTATATGAACCGCTCGGGGCAATCCGTCGTCGCGCTCGCTCAGTTCTTCAAGATCCTGCCCGACGAAATCCTCGTCGCGCACGACGAACTCGATCTGCCGCCCGGCACCGTCAAGATGAAGCTCGGCGGCGGCAGCGGCGGACACAACGGGCTCAAGGACATTTCCGCGCATTTGTCGTCGCAGCAGTATTGGCGGCTGCGCATCGGCATCGGGCATCCGCGTGATCTGATTCCCGAAGGCGCGCGCGCGGGCGCCAAGCCGGATGTCGCGAATTTCGTGCTGAAGCCGCCGCGCCGCGAAGAGCAGGACGTGATCGATCAGTCGATCGAACGCGCGCTCGCGGTCATGCCCTTCGTCGTCGCGGGCGAAACCGAGCGCGCGATGATGAACCTGCATCGCAACTGA
- a CDS encoding 50S ribosomal protein L25/general stress protein Ctc has product MKVVAFERSKQGTGASRRLRNSGKTPGIVYGGETDVQLVELDHNALWHALKKEVFHSSILELDVAGKSQQVLLRDVQYHPFKQLVLHVDFQRVDAKKKLHTKVPLHFMNQETNPAVKLAGAVITHVVTELEVECLPADLPEFLEIDLAKIEAGQTMHAKDIPLPKGVSLTVAIVAENPVVASATVPAAVVSDTAGDAAEGEKPAAE; this is encoded by the coding sequence ATGAAAGTCGTCGCTTTCGAGCGTAGCAAGCAAGGTACGGGTGCGAGCCGCCGCCTGCGCAACTCGGGTAAGACCCCGGGTATCGTGTACGGTGGTGAAACGGACGTTCAACTGGTCGAACTGGACCATAACGCCCTGTGGCACGCCCTGAAGAAAGAAGTGTTCCATTCGTCGATCCTCGAACTCGACGTGGCTGGCAAGTCGCAACAGGTTCTGCTGCGCGACGTGCAATATCACCCGTTCAAGCAACTGGTGCTGCACGTGGATTTCCAGCGCGTCGACGCGAAGAAGAAGCTGCACACCAAGGTGCCGCTGCACTTCATGAACCAGGAAACCAATCCGGCCGTGAAGCTGGCTGGCGCGGTGATCACGCACGTCGTGACGGAACTGGAAGTGGAATGCCTGCCGGCAGACCTGCCCGAGTTCCTGGAAATCGATCTGGCGAAGATCGAAGCCGGTCAGACGATGCACGCGAAGGACATCCCGCTGCCGAAGGGCGTGAGCCTGACGGTCGCAATCGTGGCTGAAAACCCGGTCGTCGCATCGGCAACGGTTCCGGCCGCTGTCGTGTCGGATACGGCGGGCGATGCTGCGGAAGGCGAAAAGCCCGCGGCCGAGTAA
- a CDS encoding ribose-phosphate pyrophosphokinase, with protein MSSDGLMVFTGNANPALAQEVVKILGIPLGKAMVSRFSDGEIMVEIQENVRGKDVFVLQSTCAPTNDNLMELMIMVDALKRASAGRITAAIPYFGYARQDRRPRSARVAISAKVVANMLEIAGVDRVITMDLHADQIQGFFDIPVDNIYATPVLLGDLRKQNHDHLLVVSPDVGGVVRARALAKQLNTDLAIIDKRRPKANVAEVMNVIGEVEGRTCVIMDDMVDTAGTLCKAAQVLKDRGATQVFAYATHPVLSGGAAERIASSQLDELVVTDTIPLSAESLACSKIRPLSSAGLLAETFSRIRRGDSVMSLFAEG; from the coding sequence ATGAGCAGTGACGGCCTGATGGTTTTTACTGGCAACGCAAATCCCGCGCTTGCCCAGGAAGTCGTCAAGATCCTTGGAATTCCTCTCGGCAAAGCAATGGTCAGCCGTTTTTCAGACGGCGAGATCATGGTCGAGATTCAGGAAAACGTTCGGGGCAAAGACGTATTCGTTCTGCAGTCCACCTGCGCTCCGACGAACGACAACCTGATGGAACTGATGATCATGGTCGATGCGCTCAAGCGCGCATCCGCCGGCCGGATCACCGCAGCCATCCCCTACTTCGGTTATGCGCGCCAGGACCGCCGTCCGCGTTCCGCGCGCGTGGCTATCTCGGCGAAGGTCGTCGCGAACATGCTGGAAATTGCCGGCGTCGATCGCGTGATCACCATGGACCTTCACGCCGACCAGATTCAAGGTTTCTTCGACATCCCCGTCGACAACATCTACGCAACGCCCGTGCTGCTCGGCGATCTGCGTAAGCAAAACCATGATCATCTGCTGGTTGTGTCGCCGGACGTCGGCGGTGTGGTGCGCGCGCGTGCGCTCGCCAAGCAGTTGAACACGGACCTCGCGATCATCGACAAGCGCCGTCCGAAGGCGAATGTCGCCGAGGTGATGAACGTCATCGGTGAAGTGGAAGGCCGCACTTGCGTGATCATGGACGACATGGTCGACACCGCAGGCACGCTGTGCAAGGCCGCGCAAGTGCTGAAGGACCGCGGCGCGACGCAGGTTTTCGCCTACGCGACGCACCCGGTGCTGTCGGGCGGCGCGGCGGAACGCATCGCGTCGTCGCAGCTCGACGAACTCGTCGTCACGGACACCATTCCGCTGTCGGCTGAATCGCTGGCGTGCTCGAAGATCCGCCCGCTGTCGAGCGCGGGTCTGCTCGCGGAGACATTCTCGCGAATCCGGCGCGGCGACTCGGTGATGTCGCTCTTCGCCGAAGGTTGA
- the ispE gene encoding 4-(cytidine 5'-diphospho)-2-C-methyl-D-erythritol kinase, with product MSSSNDSLRDCLAPAKLNLFLHITGRRPDGYHTLQTVFQLLDWGDRLHFTRRHDGVIKRKTDVPGVPEADDLIVRAARLLQQHTGTPFGVEIEIDKRLPMGAGLGGGSSDAATSLFALNRLWEIDLSREVLQNLGLQLGADVPFFVFGQNAFAEGVGEALQAVKLPKRFFLVVTPAVHVPTAAIFSEESLTRNTKVATMTDFLAAQRSDSNWPDGFGHNDMQAVVAKKYAEVAKVLDWFSNLAPARMTGSGASVFAAFTSRAEAELAQAKLPASWKSVVAASLDFHPLFAFAS from the coding sequence ATGTCCTCATCCAACGATTCGCTCCGTGACTGCCTCGCGCCCGCGAAGCTGAACCTTTTTCTGCACATCACGGGCCGCCGTCCGGATGGCTATCACACGCTGCAGACCGTCTTCCAGTTGCTCGACTGGGGTGATCGCCTGCACTTCACGCGACGCCACGACGGCGTGATCAAACGCAAGACGGATGTGCCGGGCGTCCCCGAAGCCGACGATTTGATCGTTCGCGCGGCGCGGCTGCTCCAGCAGCACACGGGCACGCCGTTCGGCGTCGAAATCGAGATCGATAAGCGTCTGCCGATGGGCGCAGGCCTGGGCGGAGGCAGTTCTGACGCAGCAACGTCACTTTTTGCGTTAAATCGTCTCTGGGAAATTGATCTTTCGCGTGAGGTTCTGCAGAATCTGGGCTTGCAACTCGGCGCGGACGTGCCGTTTTTTGTCTTCGGGCAGAATGCATTCGCAGAGGGTGTGGGCGAGGCGCTTCAGGCAGTCAAATTGCCGAAACGTTTCTTCCTGGTGGTGACTCCTGCGGTTCACGTCCCCACCGCGGCGATTTTCTCCGAAGAAAGCTTGACGCGGAACACGAAAGTCGCCACAATGACGGACTTTCTTGCAGCGCAAAGGTCAGACTCAAACTGGCCAGACGGCTTCGGTCATAACGACATGCAGGCTGTAGTTGCTAAGAAGTACGCAGAAGTTGCAAAGGTGCTCGATTGGTTTTCCAATCTCGCACCAGCGCGAATGACCGGATCGGGAGCAAGCGTGTTTGCCGCTTTCACCAGCCGAGCTGAAGCAGAATTGGCGCAAGCCAAGTTGCCGGCAAGCTGGAAAAGTGTAGTGGCAGCAAGTCTGGACTTTCATCCTCTCTTCGCTTTTGCGTCATAG
- the lolB gene encoding lipoprotein insertase outer membrane protein LolB, with translation MAFDFMTGASLRRGALGAATLAALVLSGCAVQPRVPTTTNASTSLTTQTSRAYHGRFAVQYNDQNGVQRNAYGNFDWQETGDTVTLQLRNPLGQTMAIVTSSPSLATLELPNRQPVNADNVSELMQNTLGFALPVEGLRYWLQPSAAPTSRAQTTLDPEANNGRPKEIKQDGWTIDYLAYADAPATGVKRVNLSRNGPPLDIKLVLDQ, from the coding sequence ATGGCATTCGATTTCATGACCGGCGCATCGCTCCGACGCGGTGCGCTCGGCGCGGCGACACTCGCCGCGCTGGTGCTGTCGGGTTGTGCGGTACAGCCGCGCGTGCCGACCACGACGAACGCATCCACATCGCTCACGACGCAGACGAGCCGCGCGTATCACGGACGCTTCGCCGTGCAGTACAACGATCAGAACGGCGTGCAGCGCAACGCCTACGGCAACTTCGACTGGCAGGAAACGGGCGATACCGTCACGCTGCAGCTACGCAACCCGCTCGGCCAGACGATGGCGATCGTCACGTCGTCGCCGTCGCTTGCCACGCTCGAGTTGCCGAACCGCCAGCCGGTGAACGCCGACAACGTCTCCGAACTCATGCAGAACACGCTGGGTTTCGCGCTGCCGGTGGAAGGCTTGCGCTACTGGCTGCAGCCGTCGGCAGCGCCGACTTCGCGCGCGCAGACCACGCTCGATCCCGAGGCGAATAACGGCCGTCCGAAGGAGATCAAGCAGGACGGCTGGACGATCGACTACCTGGCCTACGCCGACGCGCCCGCGACGGGCGTGAAGCGCGTGAATCTTTCGCGCAACGGACCGCCGCTCGACATCAAGCTGGTGCTCGATCAATAA